The following nucleotide sequence is from Trypanosoma brucei gambiense DAL972 chromosome 3, complete sequence.
tctcctctatCATCGCCTTCAGTACACTGGTTTGCGAATCAGTGATATGTTGGAGaccttcattttcccgcCGCTCCTTCAGCAACGTATCCACATTTGATTTTAGCTCAGTATATTCCTCCTCCAGTTGCTGGTACCGTTCGTGGTCCTCGCGAGAAATATAGTAACCGCCCCGCTCCGCTACGCGCTCCTGGAGGCGGTTGCGTAGCCGCTGGTTTTCAGCTTCGAAGGAACGGAGACGAATCATCAACTTCTCCCGTTCAGTGTTTGCCTGGTTTCGAATGGACCGGGCCTTCACTGCGTACATAAGAGTCGACTTGGTTTCTTCAATGTCCCGGCCGACGGAAGAAATGCATGCGATCATGAGAGTCCGCGCACTGCCACCGATGGAGTCCCGCAAGATCTCTGTTAACTTGGAGTCCCGGTACGGCACGTGATTTGGCCGTGTTGTGTCGTTAGAGTTTGAAAGCGCAAGAAACACATTTTTTAGCGCTAGCAATGATTTGTTGATCTTTCCCGTTTCGCCCGCAGCCGCCCCACTAGCGTGAGATTTCTTTAAACTCTCACTACCCGCAAGATCCACCATGAACAAGTGGGTTACATCCACACTGTTGGTGTACTCGTTAAACTCTTCGTAGTCGACTATTATAACGACGTGGGAGCGGCTGCTCCGCTCATTCATGAGAGTCGACGCAATGTGACGGCGGCTTAATCCCTTCTGAATTGCCGCAAATGCATCGGCGACCCGTGATAACGTCAACTTCTCGTTGGACACCGGAAACCCACCAACAAGCGTCACCTCTGTTTCTCCATCCTTACTGAGCATGTCAATCAGTTTCTCATTGTATATTTCTATCATGGAAAGTGTGAGTGCGCACTGCGCCCCTTCAACTGTCCTTTGCTGCACGTGCTCAAGCATGGAGCCGATCATACGGTGGGCAATACCACTCGATCCTCCAGCTCCACCTAACATAGTAAACGTCTTCCCCGTCCCAGTCTGTCCGTACACCATTACAGTGCCATGTAATCCATCCTTCACGCTCTGTAGAATGGGCTCACATATGGCATAGACATCGTCCTGCGTAGcagtggggggaaatatATAGTCCGGGTCGTAACTTTTGTTGTCCAACATGACACGCCTTCCATTGACGAAGCTGAGGCCAGCCGCAGGGCGCTCACTCTCAAATAGTGGCCGACAGCGAACTGCCACCTTAATGTTGCTCATCTCTTTGCTCTCTTGCCTGTTTGACACACCACCCGCTGCTGTGCCTTCTGACAAGCCACGTTAAACAGTGTTTACCAACATGTCGGAAGAAACGACAATaggaaagaagataaagaaaCGCTCCCTAATGAAACTGTAGAAAAGGAGGGCACacgcacaagcacaaacatacTCAATAAAatccttccccctccactTCCTTGTTTCCTGCGTGCCAATAGATAAAATCATCTCTTCGGAGAGGCTTTCttgcctcctttttttc
It contains:
- a CDS encoding kinesin, putative, with the translated sequence MSNIKVAVRCRPLFESERPAAGLSFVNGRRVMLDNKSYDPDYIFPPTATQDDVYAICEPILQSVKDGLHGTVMVYGQTGTGKTFTMLGGAGGSSGIAHRMIGSMLEHVQQRTVEGAQCALTLSMIEIYNEKLIDMLSKDGETEVTLVGGFPVSNEKLTLSRVADAFAAIQKGLSRRHIASTLMNERSSRSHVVIIVDYEEFNEYTNSVDVTHLFMVDLAGSESLKKSHASGAAAGETGKINKSLLALKNVFLALSNSNDTTRPNHVPYRDSKLTEILRDSIGGSARTLMIACISSVGRDIEETKSTLMYAVKARSIRNQANTEREKLMIRLRSFEAENQRLRNRLQERVAERGGYYISREDHERYQQLEEEYTELKSNVDTLLKERRENEGLQHITDSQTSVLKAMIEEKEEELVRFKQVYHEALLKFDSQVGTLQLVVQDAVRDAHNTAKRGTEAVFQRLEQWRLDTLMGQVEEGDDECRDEGSKGNTEEGSEGRKRGSTFGVSTRQYEDDMARCVVRINENFASLGQNIVAMTQKHVAAVHSLQKRRRASLEGVQERLKSQLQETLSAYVREQMILDDELECEQRLYEDSISMTTKLPTPADVLPFRHALQNACRAAVESSKDIFTDLEMNDEVAGSLQQINEALRVSATGASLGAFLQIGNMPPLRPSTSSQSSNAVCAAASASASAALRNDTSTTLPDTQTRRLSMKDKNQSVVSSRGGAVKRLRSSSNVSDSRRASAPSEK